In the genome of Neovison vison isolate M4711 chromosome 3, ASM_NN_V1, whole genome shotgun sequence, one region contains:
- the METTL5 gene encoding rRNA N6-adenosine-methyltransferase METTL5 isoform X2: MLYTIHNTYDDIENKVVADLGCGCGVLSIGTAMLGAGLCVGFDIDEDALEIFNRNVEEFELTNVDMVQCDVCSLSNRMSKSFDTVIMNPPFGTKNNKGTDMAFLKTALEMARTAVYSLHKSSTRDHIQKKATEWKIKIDIIAELRYDLPASYKFHKKKSVDIEVDLIRFSF; this comes from the exons ATGCTCTATACAATCCATAATACATATGATGACATTGAAAATAAAGTGGTTGCAGATCTAGGATGTGGTTGTGGCGTTCTTAGCATCGGAACTGCAATGTTAGGAGCGGG gttGTGTGTTGGATTTGACATAGATGAAGATGCGTtggaaatatttaatagaaatgtGGAGGAGTTTGAGTTAACAAATGTTGACATGGTTCAATGTGATGTGTGCTCATTATCTAACAGAATGTCCAAGTCATTTGATACAGTAATTATGAATCCTCCTTTTGGgaccaaaaataataaag GGACAGATATGGCATTTCTGAAGACTGCTTTGGAAATGGCAAGAACAGCAGTATACTCTTTACACAAATCCTCCACTAGAGAT CATATTCAAAAGAAAGCTACAGAATGGAAAATCAAGATAGATATTATTGCAG AGCTGCGATATGACCTGCCAGCATCATAcaaatttcataaaaagaaatca GTGGATATTGAAGTGGATCTAAttcggttttctttttaa